The proteins below are encoded in one region of Shewanella algae:
- a CDS encoding nicotinate phosphoribosyltransferase — MSIIAPSMQKDVYKEFHGRAYHPQVTEVYANFTSRSGRNANIADNDKVAFIGLQYFIKSYLMEEWDSFFSQPKAQAVAAHKRILSAMLGYSVDVSYLEKLHDLGYLPLRIKALEEGTLVPYLVPPLTIVNTHPDFPWLTNMIETVLSCENWPIQTSATTAVAYLRTFKEFADKTGLPAEMVAFQGHDFSFRGMFGKQAAAMSGFGHLASGFVGTDTIPAVLFAEKYYGADVDKELVGASVDATEHSVTCSWILEGEIAFFRYLMQTQSPKGILSVVSDTWDFWTLVTQYLPELKQEILERDGTLVIRPDSGDPVTILSGYKLAPESLIRECGLDEALQKAADNGYEAISWHGEFIGLQRQTLMACEVKGLIECLWDIFGGTLTDKGYKLLDNHVGAIYGDAITLERQRQILQRLMDKGFASKVVLGIGSYSYQYVTRDTHGSAVKATHVIKDGEPLAIFKAPKTDSQKRSAKGLLQVVMQDGELVLRDDVSVTEEAQGLLQTVYEDGKLLRETNLAEIRQRVAAQL; from the coding sequence ATGAGTATCATCGCCCCCTCAATGCAGAAGGATGTCTACAAAGAGTTTCATGGTCGCGCCTATCATCCTCAGGTGACCGAGGTGTATGCCAACTTCACTTCCCGCAGCGGTCGCAATGCCAACATAGCAGACAATGACAAAGTCGCTTTTATTGGACTGCAGTATTTTATCAAGAGCTATTTGATGGAGGAGTGGGACAGCTTCTTTAGTCAGCCGAAGGCGCAGGCCGTGGCCGCCCATAAGCGCATACTCAGTGCCATGCTGGGGTACAGTGTCGATGTCTCTTACCTGGAAAAACTCCACGACCTTGGGTATTTACCGCTGAGGATCAAGGCGCTGGAAGAGGGTACTCTGGTGCCTTATCTGGTGCCGCCGTTGACCATAGTCAACACCCATCCGGATTTCCCCTGGTTGACCAACATGATAGAAACCGTGCTCAGTTGTGAAAACTGGCCGATACAAACCAGTGCCACCACGGCCGTTGCTTACCTGCGTACCTTTAAAGAGTTCGCCGACAAGACAGGCCTGCCTGCCGAGATGGTAGCGTTTCAGGGGCATGACTTCAGTTTTCGCGGCATGTTCGGTAAGCAGGCCGCTGCCATGAGTGGTTTTGGCCATTTGGCCAGCGGTTTTGTTGGAACCGACACCATTCCGGCGGTGCTGTTTGCCGAGAAGTACTATGGTGCCGATGTCGATAAGGAGTTGGTCGGCGCCTCAGTGGATGCCACTGAGCACTCGGTGACCTGTTCCTGGATCCTCGAAGGGGAGATCGCCTTCTTCCGTTATCTGATGCAGACCCAGTCTCCCAAGGGGATCCTCAGTGTGGTGTCCGATACCTGGGATTTCTGGACTCTGGTGACTCAGTACTTACCTGAACTCAAGCAGGAGATCCTCGAGCGTGACGGCACCCTGGTGATCCGTCCCGATTCCGGCGATCCCGTGACCATTCTCAGCGGTTATAAGCTGGCGCCTGAATCACTTATCCGCGAATGTGGCCTGGATGAAGCATTGCAAAAGGCGGCCGATAACGGTTATGAGGCGATAAGTTGGCATGGTGAGTTTATCGGTCTGCAGCGCCAAACCCTGATGGCCTGCGAGGTGAAGGGGCTTATCGAGTGCCTGTGGGACATTTTTGGTGGCACCTTGACCGACAAGGGTTACAAGTTATTGGATAACCATGTGGGTGCCATTTATGGCGATGCCATCACGCTCGAGCGCCAACGACAAATACTGCAGCGTTTGATGGATAAAGGTTTTGCTTCCAAAGTCGTGCTGGGGATTGGCTCATACAGCTATCAATATGTCACCCGAGATACCCATGGCTCGGCAGTCAAGGCGACCCACGTGATAAAAGACGGCGAGCCGCTGGCGATTTTCAAGGCGCCCAAGACAGATAGCCAAAAGCGTTCCGCCAAGGGGCTACTGCAAGTGGTTATGCAAGACGGTGAGCTGGTGCTGAGAGACGATGTTTCGGTGACTGAAGAAGCCCAGGGGCTACTGCAAACCGTTTATGAGGATGGCAAACTACTTCGCGAAACCAATCTGGCCGAGATACGTCAGCGGGTGGCGGCGCAGTTATGA
- the rsmH gene encoding 16S rRNA (cytosine(1402)-N(4))-methyltransferase RsmH, with the protein MSQNFAHLSVLLQETVDGLNIRPDGIYIDGTFGRGGHSRQILSRLGEQGRLIAIDRDPAAIEAAKQFADDPRFTIVHGGFGQLADYVEQLGLVGKIDGVLLDLGVSSPQLDDAERGFSFLRDGPLDMRMDNSQGETAAQWLARAEVEDMAWVFKTYGEEKNARHIARCIAADRDEKPFLRTKDLAGLIERITKHKERNKHPATRVFQAIRIYINSELDQIDQALEGALQVLAPKGRLSIISFHSLEDRMVKRFIRRHSKGEEVPYGLPVTEAELNRSRQLLPIGKAMKPSDEEIAVNARARSSVLRIAERLPY; encoded by the coding sequence ATGAGCCAAAACTTTGCCCACCTGTCTGTCCTGCTTCAAGAAACGGTAGACGGGCTCAATATCCGCCCAGATGGCATCTATATCGACGGCACTTTCGGTCGAGGCGGACACTCACGTCAGATCCTTTCCCGCCTGGGAGAACAGGGGCGGCTGATTGCCATCGATAGAGACCCGGCGGCCATTGAAGCTGCCAAACAGTTTGCCGATGATCCGCGTTTCACCATAGTCCATGGCGGTTTTGGCCAGTTGGCCGACTATGTTGAGCAACTTGGGCTGGTGGGCAAGATAGACGGTGTCTTACTGGATCTCGGTGTGTCATCACCGCAACTGGACGATGCCGAGCGTGGCTTTAGTTTTCTGCGTGATGGTCCACTGGATATGCGGATGGATAACAGCCAGGGCGAAACGGCGGCTCAATGGCTCGCCAGGGCCGAAGTCGAAGATATGGCTTGGGTATTCAAGACCTATGGTGAAGAGAAAAACGCCCGCCATATCGCCCGTTGTATCGCCGCCGACCGTGATGAGAAGCCGTTTTTGCGCACCAAAGATTTGGCCGGCTTGATCGAAAGGATCACCAAACACAAAGAGCGCAACAAGCATCCGGCAACTCGAGTGTTTCAGGCGATTCGCATCTATATCAACAGCGAGCTGGATCAGATAGATCAGGCGCTGGAAGGGGCACTGCAAGTACTGGCGCCCAAGGGGCGGCTGTCGATCATCAGCTTCCACTCCCTGGAAGATCGCATGGTGAAGCGTTTTATCCGCCGTCACAGCAAAGGCGAGGAAGTGCCCTACGGTTTGCCGGTGACCGAGGCCGAGCTCAACCGCTCGCGGCAGCTGTTGCCCATAGGCAAGGCGATGAAACCATCGGATGAAGAGATTGCCGTTAATGCCCGGGCCCGCAGTTCTGTACTCAGAATTGCCGAGCGTTTGCCTTACTGA
- the glpK gene encoding glycerol kinase GlpK, whose product MQKKYIIALDQGTTSSRAIIFDQQANIVAVSQREFSQHYPQPGWVEHDPMEIWASQSSTLIEVIARAGIHSDEVAAIGITNQRETTVIWDKLTGKPVANAIVWQCRRSKEICEQLKAEGLEDYVRDNTGLLLDPYFSATKIKWLLDNVEGARERAERGELLFGTIDSWLVWKLTEGKVHVTDPTNASRTMLYNIHKQCWDQTLLQALDIPASLLPEVKPSMAVYGTTRIAGEGSEILIAGMAGDQQAALFGQLCVEPGMAKNTYGTGCFLLMNTGDKAVRSEHGLLTTVAVGPKGEVQYALEGSVFMGGATIQWLRDELGLIRDAQDTEYFASKVEDTNGVYLVPAFVGLGAPYWDANARGSLQGLTRGVNRNHIIRAALESIAYQSRDLLDAMSKDSAVALKQLRVDGGAVSNDFLMQFQADITDTQVLRPALTETTAMGAAFLAGLACGFWDSVEDLSHRSDVERCFEPAMDEGRRELYYRGWQKAVDRCRHWHETDEL is encoded by the coding sequence GTGCAAAAGAAATATATTATTGCCCTGGATCAGGGCACTACCAGCTCACGGGCGATTATTTTCGATCAACAGGCCAATATCGTGGCCGTCTCCCAGCGAGAGTTCAGTCAGCACTACCCGCAACCCGGCTGGGTCGAGCATGATCCCATGGAAATCTGGGCATCCCAGAGTTCGACACTGATAGAGGTCATCGCCCGCGCCGGGATCCACAGTGACGAAGTAGCGGCCATCGGCATTACCAATCAGCGGGAAACCACTGTCATCTGGGATAAGCTCACAGGTAAGCCAGTTGCCAATGCCATTGTTTGGCAGTGCCGGCGCAGCAAGGAGATCTGTGAGCAGCTCAAGGCCGAGGGGCTGGAGGACTATGTCCGCGACAATACAGGTTTGTTACTGGATCCCTATTTTTCAGCCACCAAGATTAAGTGGCTGCTGGATAATGTCGAGGGTGCCCGCGAGCGGGCCGAAAGAGGCGAGTTGCTCTTTGGTACTATCGACAGCTGGCTGGTATGGAAGCTGACCGAGGGCAAGGTGCATGTGACCGACCCCACCAATGCGTCGCGCACCATGCTCTACAACATCCACAAACAATGCTGGGATCAGACCCTGTTACAGGCGCTGGACATCCCAGCTTCGTTGTTGCCCGAGGTCAAGCCGTCGATGGCTGTCTATGGCACAACCCGGATTGCCGGTGAGGGCAGTGAAATTCTCATCGCCGGCATGGCCGGGGATCAGCAGGCGGCGCTGTTCGGCCAGCTGTGCGTTGAACCCGGCATGGCCAAGAATACCTATGGCACAGGCTGCTTTTTGCTGATGAACACAGGTGACAAGGCGGTGCGCTCAGAGCATGGGTTGCTGACAACTGTGGCTGTAGGCCCCAAGGGCGAGGTGCAATACGCGCTGGAAGGCTCGGTATTTATGGGCGGCGCGACCATACAGTGGCTGAGGGACGAATTGGGGCTTATTCGTGATGCCCAGGACACAGAGTACTTTGCCTCCAAGGTAGAAGATACCAATGGGGTTTATCTGGTGCCGGCATTTGTCGGGCTGGGAGCCCCTTATTGGGATGCCAACGCCCGCGGCTCTTTGCAAGGATTGACCCGCGGCGTAAACCGCAACCACATCATACGTGCGGCGCTGGAATCCATCGCCTATCAGAGCCGGGATCTGCTGGATGCCATGAGTAAAGACAGCGCTGTTGCACTCAAGCAGCTGAGGGTGGATGGCGGCGCCGTGAGTAACGACTTCCTGATGCAGTTTCAGGCCGATATCACAGATACTCAAGTACTGCGGCCGGCCTTGACCGAAACTACCGCCATGGGAGCGGCATTTTTGGCCGGTCTTGCCTGTGGTTTCTGGGACTCGGTGGAAGATCTTTCTCACCGGAGCGATGTTGAACGTTGCTTCGAGCCGGCCATGGATGAAGGACGGCGGGAGCTTTATTACCGTGGTTGGCAAAAGGCGGTGGACCGTTGTCGCCACTGGCATGAAACCGACGAACTGTGA
- the murE gene encoding UDP-N-acetylmuramoyl-L-alanyl-D-glutamate--2,6-diaminopimelate ligase has protein sequence MMLLRDLLAPWFHYSGAEAVAEPCLDSRKVVEGGLFVAVPGHQADGREYVAAAFNKGAAAALLHTDDPDAHGKVEREQGLTIYFFQLSRQLSALAAQFYGIHAVKPRLVGITGTNGKTSVSQLIAQWVSLLGEKAGVMGTLGNGLLGKLQEATNTTSDALAVMAQLKAFELMDVSVCAMEVSSHGLVQGRVEAAPFEVAVFTNLSRDHLDYHLTMEAYAAAKLRLMRFACLKHAVINLDDATGQAWFEELPKAKLLGYSINQDPRAAVVAVNPQYHAKGVRAEIHWPEGKGVLETPLLGEFNLSNLLAALTALYAMGYPLQKLLTLSPALKPVPGRMECFPSNKGFSLVVDYAHTPDALEQALKALRLHTDNRLWCVFGCGGDRDRGKRPLMARAAEAFADRLMVTSDNTRSEEPQTIIDEVMAGLTRPEAALSCVDRVTAIKQVCAQAEAGDVILLAGKGHETYQEVAGSRHHYDERALALELSGGKA, from the coding sequence ATGATGTTATTGCGGGATCTGCTGGCTCCCTGGTTTCATTACTCCGGCGCGGAGGCGGTGGCCGAGCCCTGTCTCGACAGCCGGAAAGTGGTTGAAGGCGGCCTTTTCGTGGCCGTTCCCGGACATCAGGCCGATGGTCGGGAGTATGTTGCCGCCGCCTTCAACAAGGGAGCCGCGGCTGCCTTGCTGCATACGGACGATCCGGATGCCCACGGCAAGGTGGAGCGGGAGCAAGGCTTAACCATCTACTTTTTTCAACTGAGTCGGCAGCTATCGGCGCTGGCGGCCCAGTTCTATGGCATTCACGCGGTCAAGCCTCGTCTGGTGGGGATTACCGGCACCAATGGCAAGACTTCTGTCAGCCAGCTAATCGCCCAGTGGGTGTCTTTGCTCGGCGAAAAGGCCGGTGTCATGGGCACTTTGGGGAACGGTTTGCTGGGGAAACTCCAGGAAGCGACCAATACTACCAGTGATGCCTTGGCCGTAATGGCCCAGCTCAAGGCTTTTGAGCTGATGGATGTCAGCGTCTGTGCCATGGAAGTATCCAGCCACGGTTTGGTGCAGGGGCGGGTAGAAGCCGCACCCTTTGAAGTGGCGGTATTTACCAACCTGAGCCGGGATCATCTGGATTACCACCTGACCATGGAGGCTTATGCCGCCGCCAAATTGAGGCTGATGCGGTTTGCCTGTCTCAAACACGCGGTGATTAACCTGGATGACGCCACAGGGCAGGCCTGGTTCGAGGAACTGCCCAAGGCCAAGTTGCTTGGCTATAGCATTAATCAAGATCCCAGAGCGGCAGTTGTTGCTGTCAATCCTCAATATCACGCCAAGGGCGTGCGCGCCGAGATCCACTGGCCGGAAGGCAAAGGTGTGCTGGAAACCCCGCTGCTGGGCGAATTCAATCTCTCCAATCTGTTGGCGGCGCTGACGGCGCTCTATGCCATGGGGTATCCGCTGCAAAAGCTGCTGACGTTGTCACCGGCCCTTAAGCCCGTGCCCGGACGGATGGAGTGTTTCCCGTCGAACAAAGGTTTTTCGCTGGTGGTGGATTATGCCCACACCCCGGATGCGCTGGAGCAAGCGCTCAAGGCGCTGCGGCTGCATACCGACAACCGCCTCTGGTGTGTCTTTGGCTGCGGCGGCGATCGTGACAGGGGCAAGCGGCCGCTGATGGCCCGCGCTGCCGAGGCTTTTGCCGACCGCTTGATGGTCACCAGCGACAATACTCGCAGCGAAGAGCCGCAAACCATCATTGATGAAGTCATGGCCGGGCTGACCCGCCCCGAGGCGGCACTTTCCTGTGTCGATAGGGTGACAGCCATTAAACAGGTTTGCGCCCAGGCCGAGGCGGGAGATGTGATTTTATTGGCTGGTAAGGGGCATGAAACCTATCAGGAAGTTGCAGGAAGCCGTCATCACTACGATGAGCGGGCCTTGGCGCTGGAACTTAGCGGAGGCAAGGCATGA
- the ftsL gene encoding cell division protein FtsL, translating into MSKSQLNLARIVLQDLWQHKWILLLGMLVLGNAVAVVYTSHISRTQTSELDKLLQERDRLDIEWRNLLLEEQSQAEHSRITRIATKELDMIRPLPNEEVVVRLP; encoded by the coding sequence GTGAGTAAGTCGCAACTCAATCTGGCGCGCATAGTGCTGCAGGATCTTTGGCAGCACAAATGGATCCTCTTGCTGGGCATGCTGGTGCTGGGTAATGCGGTTGCCGTGGTATATACCAGCCACATCAGCCGTACCCAAACCAGTGAGTTGGACAAGCTGTTACAGGAAAGGGATCGCCTGGACATTGAGTGGCGCAACCTGTTGCTGGAAGAACAGTCGCAGGCAGAGCACAGCCGGATAACTCGGATTGCGACCAAGGAATTGGACATGATAAGGCCCTTACCCAATGAAGAGGTGGTAGTGAGACTCCCATGA
- a CDS encoding NUDIX hydrolase gives MTVTTEAEYLAQYSIHDYPLPLTSVDSVLLCVREGQLCVLLVKRSGFPCKGMWALPGGFIDLLQDEDIDASAKRKLKQKTGIVPPYLEQLQSIGNGRRDPRGWSVTISYYALMPHLEPVMEGSEESRWFSLQSLPEHLAFDHADIIALAQERLRQKALYSLVAAFALPELFTLAELQRVHEAILGKPLQKKSFRRRIEQAGVLAPCGEGRVEVGRPPQLYRVLPEAADYRFVRNLEA, from the coding sequence ATGACTGTGACGACCGAAGCCGAATATCTGGCGCAATACAGTATCCATGATTATCCGCTGCCGTTGACCAGTGTCGACAGCGTGCTGCTCTGTGTGCGAGAAGGGCAATTGTGTGTGCTCTTGGTCAAGCGTTCCGGGTTTCCCTGCAAAGGGATGTGGGCATTGCCGGGCGGCTTTATCGATCTGCTGCAGGATGAGGATATCGATGCTTCGGCCAAGCGCAAACTTAAGCAAAAGACAGGGATAGTGCCACCCTACCTGGAGCAGTTGCAGAGTATAGGCAATGGCCGCCGGGATCCCAGAGGCTGGTCGGTCACCATCAGCTATTATGCGCTGATGCCTCATCTTGAACCCGTCATGGAAGGTTCTGAAGAGAGCCGCTGGTTCAGCTTGCAGTCGCTGCCTGAACACTTGGCCTTTGATCACGCCGATATCATAGCCTTGGCACAGGAGCGCTTACGGCAAAAGGCGCTTTACAGCCTGGTGGCGGCTTTTGCCCTGCCGGAATTGTTTACCCTGGCCGAGTTGCAACGAGTGCATGAGGCCATTCTGGGTAAGCCACTGCAGAAGAAATCTTTCCGGCGGCGGATAGAGCAGGCCGGCGTGCTCGCCCCCTGTGGAGAGGGCCGGGTCGAAGTCGGTCGCCCACCCCAGCTCTACCGGGTATTGCCTGAAGCTGCCGATTATCGCTTTGTACGTAACCTGGAAGCTTGA
- a CDS encoding penicillin-binding transpeptidase domain-containing protein: MRKQAKRIQKPQLIHWRLQVVVAFVCLLFVSLVGRAAYIQVIEPEKLRHESDMRTLRTTSNEVQRGLITDRNGEMLAVSVPVRAVYADPKVVHDKDGFNDMRRWRALADVLHEPLDDLLARVQSNPKKRFTYLKRQVTPAVAHYIEQLKLPGIYLKSESRRYYPAGEISAQLVGITNIDDVGIEGIENTYNSWLTGTPSKQKVRKSRDGRVVERLDIIQEGESPNDLVLSIDQRIQQLAYRELKRATEMNQATSGSVVVLDVHTGEVLAMVNTPSYNPNSRENLQSHRMRNRALTDTFEPGSTVKPFVVVAALEAGIVKSDELIPTSPGWMRIGGRQVRDARNYGDMSLAKILIKSSNVGISKLALEMPVQQLLGTYQSMGLGNYSGINLTGESAGLVQDRHRWSDFERATLSFGYGLTATPLQLARMYATLGSGGMLYPVSILKLKQPPEGTRVIAPDVARDVINMLVGVTEKGGTGTRAHIEGYPVAGKSGTSRKAIAGGYGDDYVALFAGVAPANNPRLAMVVVINEPKGDRYYGGVVAAPVFGKVMSGALQMLNVEPVSDDTRVQLAQVPRRAE, translated from the coding sequence ATGAGAAAACAGGCTAAAAGGATTCAAAAGCCCCAACTGATCCACTGGCGACTGCAGGTGGTGGTGGCTTTTGTTTGCCTGTTGTTTGTCTCGCTTGTTGGACGTGCCGCCTACATCCAGGTGATAGAACCGGAAAAACTACGTCATGAGAGTGATATGCGTACTTTGCGAACCACCTCCAACGAGGTGCAAAGAGGGCTTATCACTGACCGCAACGGCGAGATGCTGGCCGTCAGTGTGCCTGTGCGTGCCGTCTACGCCGATCCCAAGGTGGTTCACGACAAGGATGGCTTCAATGATATGCGCCGTTGGCGGGCACTGGCCGATGTATTGCACGAGCCGCTGGATGACCTGTTGGCAAGGGTGCAGTCCAACCCCAAGAAACGCTTTACCTACCTCAAGCGCCAGGTTACCCCGGCGGTAGCGCACTATATCGAACAACTGAAGCTACCCGGCATCTACCTCAAGTCCGAATCACGCCGTTACTATCCGGCCGGTGAGATCAGCGCTCAGCTGGTCGGGATCACCAATATCGATGATGTTGGCATCGAAGGCATTGAAAACACTTACAACAGCTGGCTGACCGGCACTCCCTCCAAGCAGAAGGTGCGCAAGTCCCGTGACGGCCGGGTGGTTGAGCGGCTGGATATTATCCAGGAGGGCGAGAGCCCCAATGATCTGGTGCTCAGCATAGATCAGCGTATTCAGCAGTTAGCTTACCGTGAGCTCAAGCGTGCCACCGAAATGAACCAGGCAACATCCGGTTCTGTGGTGGTGCTGGATGTGCACACGGGTGAAGTGCTGGCGATGGTCAACACCCCCTCCTATAACCCAAACTCGCGGGAAAATCTGCAGAGCCACAGGATGCGTAACCGTGCCCTGACAGACACCTTCGAGCCGGGTTCGACGGTGAAACCCTTTGTGGTGGTGGCTGCGCTGGAAGCCGGAATCGTCAAGAGCGATGAGCTTATCCCGACATCACCCGGTTGGATGCGTATCGGTGGTCGACAGGTGCGGGATGCCCGCAACTATGGCGATATGTCGCTGGCGAAGATTTTGATCAAGTCCAGTAACGTGGGGATCAGTAAGTTGGCACTGGAAATGCCGGTGCAGCAGCTGCTGGGCACCTATCAGTCCATGGGGCTCGGCAACTATTCAGGGATCAACCTGACCGGCGAGAGTGCCGGTTTGGTGCAGGACAGACACAGATGGTCCGACTTTGAACGGGCGACTCTGTCCTTCGGCTATGGCCTGACCGCTACCCCGCTGCAATTGGCGCGTATGTACGCCACTCTGGGCAGCGGCGGCATGCTTTACCCGGTATCGATTCTTAAACTGAAGCAACCGCCGGAAGGCACCCGGGTAATAGCCCCGGACGTGGCCCGCGATGTGATCAACATGCTGGTGGGCGTGACCGAGAAGGGCGGCACAGGTACTCGGGCGCACATTGAAGGCTATCCGGTTGCCGGTAAGTCGGGCACCAGTCGTAAGGCGATAGCCGGTGGCTATGGCGATGATTATGTTGCCCTGTTTGCCGGTGTCGCGCCGGCCAATAACCCCAGGCTCGCCATGGTAGTGGTGATCAACGAGCCCAAAGGGGACAGATATTACGGCGGCGTGGTGGCGGCACCTGTGTTTGGCAAGGTGATGTCCGGCGCGTTGCAGATGTTGAATGTGGAGCCTGTGAGTGATGATACTCGCGTGCAACTGGCTCAGGTACCTAGGAGAGCAGAATGA
- a CDS encoding nuclear transport factor 2 family protein codes for MKYPFLFASAISLISMPSLAESDPVSMFIQGFNEQKIELMLAQTTEDVTWFNVSIAKVDLQASGHSELGAAMTDYFQTLPGAKASILGSLSSGNYVSTLEKVSWQQDGEQNSQCNMGVYTLRGDKIAAVWYYPAQECDIPEAEIGLPRGDQPWQQN; via the coding sequence ATGAAATATCCATTCCTGTTTGCCAGTGCTATCTCTCTGATTTCAATGCCGAGTTTGGCCGAGTCAGATCCTGTCAGTATGTTTATTCAAGGTTTCAATGAGCAAAAGATTGAGCTGATGTTGGCGCAAACCACGGAAGACGTGACTTGGTTTAATGTCAGCATCGCCAAGGTCGATCTGCAGGCTTCCGGGCATTCGGAATTGGGCGCGGCTATGACCGACTATTTTCAAACTTTGCCGGGGGCCAAGGCCAGTATTCTTGGCTCGCTGAGCTCGGGTAACTATGTCAGCACCCTGGAAAAGGTCAGCTGGCAGCAGGATGGCGAGCAAAATAGCCAATGTAATATGGGCGTTTATACCTTGAGGGGCGATAAGATTGCCGCCGTCTGGTATTACCCGGCGCAGGAGTGTGATATTCCCGAAGCGGAAATCGGCTTACCCCGAGGCGATCAGCCTTGGCAGCAAAATTAA
- the prs gene encoding ribose-phosphate diphosphokinase: MDISIELVNKDATRQALTVEQWQFAGGEQHVRLAGFDGQQVQSAIIYARLQSSDAIMQLLLIKDALDRAAPGIQVSLQLPYFPYARQDRVCVAGEAFSAAVMAGLLRNAGFSQIRCWDLHSVVSEQLLEAEQVHQAQLVCQFTQLKQWLQTHQAALLAPDKGASHKIAKVADALSAAGIEAEVFQASKRRDPATGAILASELNADVAGRSLLILDDICDGGRTFIELARLLKQKGAARVGLYVTHGLFSRGIEPLEGLIDAVFTTDSVCPLHPFESQIVELHTLKLFE, encoded by the coding sequence ATGGATATCAGTATTGAGCTAGTAAACAAAGATGCAACCCGACAGGCTTTGACTGTTGAGCAATGGCAGTTTGCCGGTGGTGAGCAGCATGTGCGTCTGGCGGGTTTTGATGGACAACAGGTACAGAGCGCGATTATCTACGCCAGGTTGCAGAGCAGTGATGCCATCATGCAGCTGCTGCTGATCAAAGATGCTTTGGACCGCGCCGCCCCCGGCATTCAGGTTTCACTGCAACTTCCCTATTTCCCCTATGCCCGCCAAGACAGGGTTTGCGTCGCCGGTGAGGCCTTTTCCGCCGCCGTGATGGCGGGGTTGCTGCGAAATGCCGGCTTCAGCCAGATCCGCTGCTGGGATCTGCACTCGGTGGTCAGTGAGCAACTGCTGGAAGCTGAGCAGGTACATCAGGCGCAGCTGGTTTGTCAGTTTACGCAGCTGAAGCAGTGGCTGCAAACCCACCAGGCGGCACTGCTTGCGCCGGACAAGGGCGCCAGCCACAAGATAGCCAAGGTTGCCGATGCGCTGAGTGCCGCCGGGATTGAGGCCGAAGTCTTTCAGGCCAGTAAACGCCGGGATCCGGCGACGGGCGCCATATTGGCATCCGAGTTGAACGCCGATGTCGCTGGCCGCAGTCTGCTGATCCTGGATGATATTTGTGACGGTGGCAGAACCTTTATCGAGCTGGCGCGGCTTTTGAAACAAAAGGGCGCCGCCCGAGTGGGACTCTATGTGACCCATGGTCTGTTTTCCCGCGGAATAGAGCCGCTGGAAGGCTTGATTGATGCCGTGTTTACCACAGATTCTGTGTGTCCATTGCATCCGTTTGAGTCGCAAATTGTCGAGCTGCACACCTTGAAACTGTTTGAATAA
- the mraZ gene encoding division/cell wall cluster transcriptional repressor MraZ has protein sequence MFSGASALNLDAKGRIAMPTRYREPLHADHQGKLVITVDIQSPCLLIYPINEWNKVADKLLGLSDFQPQERAMKRLMLGYAQECELDANGRVLLTPPLRQYASLEKKTMLVGQLNKFELWDEQVWQQQLADSLEMIKSQGLTASERLADFSL, from the coding sequence GTGTTTTCCGGCGCAAGTGCTTTGAATCTGGATGCCAAGGGGCGGATCGCTATGCCAACGCGATACCGCGAGCCTCTGCATGCCGATCATCAAGGCAAGCTGGTAATCACTGTGGATATCCAATCTCCCTGCCTGTTGATCTATCCGATAAACGAATGGAACAAAGTCGCCGACAAGCTGCTCGGTCTGTCTGATTTTCAACCACAGGAGCGGGCGATGAAGCGCCTGATGTTGGGCTATGCCCAGGAATGTGAGTTGGATGCCAACGGCCGGGTTTTGTTGACTCCGCCGCTCAGGCAATACGCCTCTTTGGAAAAGAAGACCATGTTGGTCGGGCAGTTGAACAAATTCGAACTCTGGGATGAGCAGGTCTGGCAGCAGCAGCTGGCCGACAGCCTGGAGATGATTAAGAGCCAGGGATTGACCGCCAGTGAGCGGCTGGCTGATTTCTCACTCTGA